The Sulfurimonas sp. genome includes the window TTATGTGATTTTTTAAATGTATCGTGTTTAATTCCAAGTTTATAAAAATTCTTTGACATTACACTTGCCCATAAGTTTGATTCTGTAGAAATTACATCATCTTTAATATAAATAATTTCATCATAATAATTTTCAAATTGTTGAATTAAATCTGCTCTCCTATATATTGCATGTATAGCTTTTTCTTCAGGTATCTGTCTTTTGAAATTTTTATTTTTTTTATCTTGATTTTCATATGATTTAAAAATGTCATTCATGCTAGATGCAATTAATTCAGGTTTATTCTTTATATGTTTTCTTTTTATTTTTTGTTCATTTATATATTTTACATATATTAAGAAACATATTTTAGTAAAACCTTCAAAATGTGAATAAAGCATTACTATTAATGATTTTCTATATTTGTTTTTATCATAATCTTTAGAGATAGAAGCTAAATTATTTTTTAACATACGAAGTTCGTCACTTCTCCAAGTTAACTCTGTTTCCATCTCTTCGCGTAATTC containing:
- a CDS encoding MAE_28990/MAE_18760 family HEPN-like nuclease, with amino-acid sequence MTIDELREEMETELTWRSDELRMLKNNLASISKDYDKNKYRKSLIVMLYSHFEGFTKICFLIYVKYINEQKIKRKHIKNKPELIASSMNDIFKSYENQDKKNKNFKRQIPEEKAIHAIYRRADLIQQFENYYDEIIYIKDDVISTESNLWASVMSKNFYKLGIKHDTFKKSHKAIDRLVNLRNSIAHGSEKAGISEKIFNELEKIVLKGIMENLILLFEREARMLKC